A window of Parasynechococcus marenigrum WH 8102 contains these coding sequences:
- a CDS encoding SufE family protein: MATSSGSDALDRMVDKLAGTPDPKRRYEYVLWLAKKLKPLPIEQQTEAIKVKGCVSQVFVQGVLDQGVMHWQGDSDALITKGLLALLIQGLDGLTPEQVQAVDPAFIAATGLQASLTPSRANGFLNILRTMQSQAKHLANE; this comes from the coding sequence ATGGCCACCAGCAGCGGCAGTGACGCCCTCGACCGGATGGTGGACAAGCTGGCTGGCACGCCGGATCCCAAGCGGAGATATGAATACGTTCTCTGGTTGGCCAAGAAGCTGAAGCCTCTTCCCATCGAGCAGCAGACCGAGGCGATCAAGGTGAAGGGTTGTGTGTCCCAGGTGTTTGTTCAGGGGGTTCTCGACCAGGGGGTGATGCATTGGCAGGGGGATTCCGATGCCCTCATCACCAAGGGGCTGTTGGCGTTGTTGATCCAAGGCCTGGATGGCCTCACCCCTGAGCAGGTGCAGGCTGTGGATCCCGCGTTCATCGCTGCCACCGGCCTTCAGGCCAGCCTCACCCCCTCCAGGGCAAACGGATTTCTCAACATCCTGCGCACCATGCAGTCCCAGGCAAAGCACCTTGCGAACGAATAA
- a CDS encoding ABC transporter permease: MARARALLRYSATRLGLAPVMLWLIATLVFLLLRVAPGDPVDAVLGSRAPAAAKAAMRARLGLDQSLLDQYIHYLHGLIQGDLGQGLINQEPVSNIINRTLPASLELSVVALVVAAIVGLSIGFSGIARPEGKLDLAGRLYGLGTYALPPFWVAMLVQLLFAVSLGWLPVGGRFPPSLMPPQGSGFYLIDSMVDLDWTALRGTIRHLVLPAGTLALLLSGTFTTALRLNLRRTLRGDYVEAARSRGLSETQVVLRHGLPNALLPVLTIAGITVASLIGGALLIEVTFSWPGIALRLQEAINQRDYPVVQGIVVVIAAMVVLVSVAVDLLVAALDPRIRY; this comes from the coding sequence ATGGCACGCGCTCGCGCACTGCTGAGGTACAGCGCCACCCGGCTGGGGCTGGCACCGGTGATGCTCTGGTTGATCGCGACGCTGGTGTTCCTGCTGCTGCGAGTCGCCCCTGGAGATCCGGTGGATGCCGTACTGGGGAGCCGTGCTCCTGCGGCCGCCAAGGCTGCGATGCGTGCTCGCCTCGGCCTCGATCAATCATTGCTGGATCAATACATCCACTACCTGCATGGCCTGATCCAAGGCGACCTCGGACAGGGGTTGATCAACCAGGAACCGGTCAGCAACATCATCAACCGAACCCTCCCGGCCAGCCTTGAGTTGAGTGTGGTGGCCCTGGTTGTTGCAGCGATCGTTGGCCTCAGCATTGGCTTCAGCGGTATCGCCCGCCCGGAAGGCAAGCTCGATCTCGCTGGACGTCTTTACGGTCTTGGCACTTACGCACTACCGCCGTTCTGGGTGGCGATGCTGGTGCAACTGCTGTTCGCCGTCAGTCTGGGTTGGCTCCCTGTAGGAGGCCGCTTTCCCCCCAGCCTGATGCCCCCGCAGGGCAGCGGTTTTTATCTGATTGACAGCATGGTTGACCTGGATTGGACTGCTTTGAGGGGCACCATCCGGCACCTTGTGCTCCCCGCTGGAACTCTGGCCCTGCTGCTGAGCGGCACCTTCACAACGGCGCTGCGCCTCAACCTCAGGCGCACCCTGCGCGGTGACTATGTCGAGGCGGCCCGCAGCCGAGGGCTGAGTGAAACGCAGGTGGTGCTGCGCCATGGGCTTCCCAATGCCCTGCTGCCTGTGCTCACGATTGCCGGCATCACCGTGGCCTCCCTGATCGGCGGAGCCCTGCTGATCGAGGTGACCTTTTCCTGGCCTGGCATCGCCCTCCGCCTGCAGGAGGCCATCAACCAGCGCGACTATCCCGTCGTTCAAGGCATCGTGGTTGTGATTGCGGCCATGGTGGTGCTGGTGAGTGTGGCCGTGGATCTACTGGTGGCGGCTCTGGATCCGAGGATCCGCTATTGA
- a CDS encoding homoserine dehydrogenase codes for MGARIGVGLLGLGTVGGGVAEILLNPEERHPLVADLDLIRVAVRNVNRPRTVELSDAVLTTDPSEVVNDPNVDVVVEVIGGIEPARSLILQAIANGKSVVTANKAVIARHGPEIASAAKAAGVYVLIEAAVGGGIPIIEPLKQSLGGNRINRVSGIINGTTNYILTRMANEGAAYADVLAEAQRLGYAEADPAADVDGLDAADKISILSALAFGGTVDRDALPTTGISALQGRDVEYARQLGYGVKLLAVAERLAGQGDPLPLSLRVQPTLVPSDHPLAGVNGVNNAILVEGDPIGRVMFYGPGAGAGPTASAVVADILNIAGIRQASGDQGPVDPLLAAGSWRPCVLADSGDIRQRHYVRFNTEDAPGVIGKVGGRFGDAGVSIQSIVQFNASEAGAEIVVITHEVSQRKVIAALDAITSLDEVSGLAAHLGCL; via the coding sequence ATGGGCGCACGGATCGGCGTAGGTCTTTTGGGGCTGGGCACCGTTGGCGGCGGGGTGGCTGAAATTCTGTTGAATCCAGAGGAGCGTCATCCTTTGGTTGCCGATCTGGACCTGATTCGTGTGGCCGTCCGGAACGTCAACCGCCCTCGCACGGTTGAGTTGTCCGATGCCGTGCTGACCACCGATCCCAGCGAGGTGGTCAACGACCCGAATGTGGATGTGGTGGTGGAGGTGATCGGTGGCATTGAACCGGCCCGCAGCTTGATCCTTCAGGCCATCGCCAATGGCAAGTCAGTGGTGACCGCCAACAAAGCGGTGATCGCGCGCCATGGCCCCGAAATTGCCAGCGCTGCCAAAGCAGCAGGGGTCTACGTGCTGATTGAAGCGGCAGTCGGCGGTGGCATCCCGATCATCGAACCCCTGAAGCAATCCCTCGGCGGCAACAGGATCAATCGGGTGAGCGGCATCATCAACGGCACCACCAACTACATCCTCACGCGAATGGCGAATGAGGGGGCTGCCTACGCCGATGTGCTGGCTGAAGCCCAGCGACTCGGCTATGCGGAAGCCGACCCTGCGGCCGATGTGGATGGTCTCGATGCCGCAGACAAGATCTCCATCTTGTCCGCCCTCGCCTTTGGCGGAACCGTGGACCGCGATGCCCTCCCCACGACTGGCATCAGTGCACTGCAGGGCCGTGATGTGGAGTACGCGCGACAACTGGGCTATGGCGTGAAATTGCTTGCTGTTGCCGAACGCCTTGCTGGCCAGGGTGATCCCTTACCGCTGTCCCTGCGAGTGCAACCGACCCTGGTACCCAGCGATCACCCACTGGCCGGAGTCAATGGCGTCAACAACGCCATCCTTGTGGAGGGGGACCCCATCGGACGGGTGATGTTCTACGGCCCCGGAGCAGGGGCCGGACCAACGGCATCGGCTGTTGTGGCCGACATCCTCAACATCGCCGGCATCCGCCAGGCCAGTGGCGATCAGGGGCCAGTGGACCCGCTGTTGGCGGCAGGCAGCTGGAGACCGTGCGTTCTGGCGGACAGCGGAGACATCCGGCAGCGCCACTATGTGCGGTTCAACACGGAAGATGCTCCCGGCGTGATCGGCAAGGTGGGTGGCCGTTTCGGCGACGCGGGCGTTTCCATTCAATCGATTGTTCAATTCAACGCCAGTGAGGCCGGCGCAGAAATCGTTGTGATCACCCATGAAGTCAGTCAGCGCAAGGTGATCGCAGCCCTCGATGCCATCACTTCTCTCGATGAAGTCTCGGGACTGGCGGCTCACCTGGGCTGTCTCTGA
- a CDS encoding 5-formyltetrahydrofolate cyclo-ligase, producing MTTKQDCRGHFRERRQQQISLGSAIYRQVLTMVQRSPLRPGYLGLYWPLSSEVDLRPIRAITPNAVALPVADGSGGLQYRCWGDTPLQADGCGIPAPTNAPALSPDKLSLLLVPALAIDHSGIRLGYGGGYYDRLRADPLWAAVPAWVVLPSACISSEPLPRDTWDVPFTGWITEHGPGQPS from the coding sequence ATGACCACCAAACAGGATTGTCGTGGCCACTTTCGAGAGAGACGTCAGCAGCAGATCTCACTCGGTTCAGCGATCTACCGGCAGGTGCTGACCATGGTTCAGCGCTCGCCGCTACGGCCGGGGTATCTGGGGTTGTATTGGCCGCTGAGCAGTGAGGTGGATCTACGGCCCATCCGCGCCATCACCCCAAACGCTGTTGCACTGCCGGTCGCGGACGGCTCCGGTGGACTCCAGTACCGGTGCTGGGGAGACACGCCCTTGCAAGCCGACGGCTGCGGCATCCCCGCTCCAACGAACGCACCGGCCCTGAGCCCGGACAAGCTCAGCCTCTTGCTCGTCCCTGCGCTGGCCATCGACCACAGCGGTATCCGGCTGGGGTATGGCGGTGGTTACTACGACCGCTTGCGGGCCGATCCGCTCTGGGCAGCCGTGCCGGCCTGGGTGGTGCTTCCCTCCGCCTGCATCAGTTCCGAACCCTTGCCCCGTGACACATGGGATGTGCCCTTCACTGGCTGGATCACGGAACACGGACCTGGTCAGCCCAGTTGA
- the bchI gene encoding magnesium chelatase ATPase subunit I, with product MTAPRKRRVFPFTAVIGQEEMKLALLLNVIDPRIGGVMIMGDRGTGKSTTIRALADLLPDIEVVAGDPYNSSSTDPDLQSSEVRERMERGDSISTEPRQVPMVDLPLGATEDRLCGTIDIEKALSEGVRAFEPGLLAKANRGLLYVDEVNLLDDHLVDVLLDSAASGWNTVEREGVSVRHPARFVLIGSGNPEEGELRPQLLDRFGMSVEVSTVRDPELRVQVVDQRTAFDSDPDGFSTAVEANQDALQQRVVEAQQRLGQVSIDDDLRLRISAVCGELDVDGLRGDIVTNRAARALAAFEGRTEVSEEDVARVASCCLRHRLRKDPLEQVDSGDRVVKVFCKVFERSESSDRADFELALVA from the coding sequence GTGACAGCACCCCGGAAGCGCAGGGTTTTTCCGTTTACCGCTGTGATCGGTCAGGAAGAGATGAAGCTTGCGCTTCTGCTCAATGTGATCGATCCCCGCATCGGCGGCGTGATGATCATGGGTGACAGGGGCACAGGCAAATCCACCACGATCCGAGCGCTGGCGGACCTCCTGCCGGACATCGAGGTGGTGGCTGGAGACCCTTACAACAGTTCATCCACAGATCCCGATCTGCAGAGCAGCGAGGTGCGGGAACGGATGGAACGCGGCGACTCCATCTCAACAGAACCACGCCAGGTGCCCATGGTGGATTTGCCGCTGGGAGCCACGGAGGATCGTCTCTGCGGAACGATTGACATCGAGAAGGCCCTCAGCGAGGGCGTGCGTGCCTTTGAGCCCGGCCTGCTGGCCAAGGCCAACCGCGGCCTGCTTTATGTGGATGAGGTGAACCTGCTGGATGACCATCTGGTGGATGTTCTGCTCGATTCCGCTGCTTCGGGTTGGAACACGGTGGAACGTGAGGGCGTGTCCGTGCGCCATCCAGCCCGCTTCGTGCTGATCGGCTCCGGCAACCCTGAGGAGGGCGAACTGCGGCCGCAGCTGCTCGATCGTTTCGGCATGAGTGTGGAGGTGAGCACGGTGCGTGATCCTGAACTACGGGTCCAAGTGGTGGATCAACGCACAGCCTTCGACAGCGACCCCGACGGGTTCAGTACGGCGGTGGAAGCCAACCAGGACGCCCTGCAGCAGCGGGTCGTGGAGGCCCAGCAGCGCCTGGGACAGGTGAGCATCGATGACGACCTGCGCCTGCGGATCTCCGCTGTCTGCGGCGAGCTGGATGTGGATGGACTGCGGGGTGACATAGTCACCAACCGCGCCGCTCGAGCCTTGGCCGCGTTTGAGGGCCGCACGGAGGTCAGCGAAGAGGATGTCGCCAGGGTGGCCTCCTGCTGCCTGCGCCACCGCCTGCGTAAGGATCCTTTGGAGCAGGTGGATTCCGGCGATCGGGTGGTGAAGGTCTTCTGCAAGGTGTTCGAGCGCAGCGAAAGCAGCGACCGGGCCGACTTTGAACTGGCCCTGGTGGCCTGA
- a CDS encoding ABC transporter substrate-binding protein: MVAFGTALFSLSQLGCQPIATGNRLTVASAGKISSLDPAQASTVNTIQLLSALGDPLYSLDGNGELIPRLAEASPIVSPDGLTVTIPLRRDVLFHDGTRFDAEAMAFSLRRFLEIGTLSYVVGGRIRSVEVAADHQLVLRLSRPSTSLEGLLTSVNLTPVSPTAYAQHRDGFLHDRFVGTGPYRLTDFSEHQQRLEPFEQYWGEPPANPGLDLITLSNSTALYGALRSGEVDVLLSPSIDEDQRHALHEKAQEGQLLEAIGPATEIGYITLLSNVSPLKDPLLRQALALSINRQEISERVSYGLRRPLRSLVPPSISGARSSSWPAHDPTAARALLNAAGFCSGQPLRIPLTFRSNVPADKLLALTWQAQVKRDLSDCLVLELDGVESTTIYRQLGEGAFKAVMLDWRGSYPDPEAYLTPLLSCSSPQGDVCLEGEASISGSFWSTKGLQETLNRSDRLRGAERNRELQRIETITAKGAAYIPVWLEAPRAWSQTSLEQPRFDGSGHLLLAQLRELS; encoded by the coding sequence TTGGTAGCATTCGGCACCGCGCTTTTCAGCCTTTCGCAACTGGGATGTCAGCCCATTGCAACTGGGAACCGTCTGACAGTTGCATCCGCGGGAAAGATCAGTTCCCTCGATCCGGCCCAGGCCAGCACCGTCAACACCATCCAGCTGCTCAGTGCCCTGGGCGATCCGCTTTACAGCCTTGATGGCAACGGAGAGTTGATTCCACGGCTGGCGGAGGCGTCACCGATCGTCAGCCCCGATGGGCTGACGGTGACCATCCCTTTGCGCAGGGATGTGCTGTTCCACGACGGAACTCGGTTTGATGCTGAGGCCATGGCCTTCAGCCTGCGACGGTTTCTGGAGATCGGCACCCTCAGCTATGTGGTGGGTGGACGGATCAGGTCCGTCGAGGTCGCCGCAGACCATCAACTTGTGCTCAGGCTGAGCCGCCCCTCCACCTCTCTGGAGGGTCTGCTGACCTCAGTGAACCTCACACCTGTGTCTCCCACGGCCTACGCCCAGCATCGCGACGGTTTTCTCCATGACCGCTTTGTTGGCACGGGTCCTTATCGGCTGACCGACTTCAGTGAGCACCAGCAGCGGCTCGAGCCCTTCGAGCAGTACTGGGGCGAACCTCCCGCCAACCCAGGGCTCGATCTGATCACACTCAGCAACTCCACAGCGCTCTATGGCGCCTTACGCAGCGGCGAGGTAGACGTGCTGCTCTCACCCTCCATCGATGAAGACCAGCGCCATGCCCTGCATGAAAAAGCTCAGGAGGGCCAGCTACTGGAAGCCATTGGCCCAGCCACGGAGATCGGCTACATCACGTTGCTGAGCAACGTGTCACCGCTCAAGGACCCACTCCTGAGACAGGCGCTGGCCCTGAGCATCAACCGCCAGGAGATCAGCGAGCGGGTGAGCTACGGATTGCGGCGACCACTGCGATCACTTGTACCTCCCAGCATCTCTGGTGCTCGCAGCAGCAGCTGGCCTGCTCACGACCCGACAGCGGCCCGGGCGTTGTTGAACGCTGCGGGATTCTGTTCAGGCCAACCCCTGCGGATTCCGCTCACCTTCCGCTCCAACGTTCCCGCCGACAAGTTGCTGGCCCTCACCTGGCAGGCACAGGTGAAGCGGGATCTGTCGGACTGCCTTGTCCTGGAGCTCGACGGCGTGGAGTCGACCACGATTTATCGCCAGCTGGGCGAGGGAGCCTTCAAAGCGGTGATGCTCGACTGGAGGGGCAGTTACCCCGATCCGGAGGCCTACCTCACGCCCCTACTGAGTTGCTCATCCCCCCAGGGCGACGTCTGCCTGGAAGGGGAAGCCAGCATCAGCGGCAGTTTCTGGAGCACGAAGGGGTTGCAGGAGACGCTGAACAGGAGTGATCGCCTGCGAGGGGCCGAACGCAACCGGGAGTTGCAGCGCATCGAGACAATCACCGCCAAAGGAGCGGCCTACATTCCGGTGTGGCTGGAAGCACCACGGGCCTGGAGCCAAACCAGCCTTGAACAGCCACGTTTCGATGGCAGCGGCCACCTCTTGTTGGCACAGCTGAGGGAGTTGTCCTGA
- a CDS encoding alpha/beta fold hydrolase, which produces MAGLLGSLLALQLTPWPARSAERLEVSIDGIVLPLDVDDLVAWVSSSDDPRSELATWMQLLDSESREGLSRLLVAPVLTRRSFGQQLLRSWAAHPLLEALGELIRLEGGEPVDSQQVLETLEQLLVNSAEVTTLDLLQALPGQQLRLDLDALVLASSRWRRQLKRHQGLLQDLGREALLSSSRAPETRSSNSSLAFQQSQHPIRLPHRTRPLQVETWVPVDQRRDGLWLVFMPGLGGNPEHFHWLARRVAGAGWPVALLEHPGSDAAAVQALLQGRQPFDGTRALEQRLQDLAGVLRAQNDQRLPLTGERVVIAGHSLGALTALLAAGAKPQEGIGARCRRALKDLPLTNLSRLLQCELAEGKALRWGADSLEPAAVVGLNSLGSLVWAPGQPSRWPVPLLLLGGTLDLITPPLDEQLGVFSALASHPSSRVVVVEGASHFSPIRVGEPMAVQQNDDLFQLGEELVGRDPISVQAVIGVEIIDFLEAVAAGASGTESQHFSRGEVRWHRLNPETAADLSARHQ; this is translated from the coding sequence GTGGCTGGATTGTTAGGCAGTCTGCTGGCCCTGCAGCTCACACCGTGGCCTGCACGATCAGCTGAACGTCTGGAAGTCAGCATCGATGGCATCGTTCTTCCCCTCGATGTCGACGACCTGGTTGCCTGGGTGAGTTCGTCAGACGACCCCCGCTCGGAACTCGCGACCTGGATGCAGCTGCTGGACAGCGAAAGCCGTGAGGGGCTGAGTCGTCTCTTAGTGGCACCGGTGTTGACTAGGCGCAGTTTCGGGCAGCAATTGCTGCGCAGCTGGGCAGCACACCCTCTGTTGGAGGCCCTCGGAGAGCTGATCCGGCTCGAGGGAGGTGAACCAGTCGATAGTCAGCAGGTGCTGGAAACCCTGGAGCAGCTGTTGGTCAACAGTGCCGAGGTGACCACCCTCGACCTGCTGCAGGCTTTGCCTGGTCAGCAGTTGAGGCTTGACCTCGATGCTTTGGTGCTGGCGTCCTCGCGTTGGCGGCGGCAGTTGAAGCGTCACCAGGGGTTGCTGCAGGATCTCGGGCGAGAGGCGTTGCTTTCGAGCTCGCGGGCACCCGAAACCCGCTCCTCCAACTCCTCTCTGGCCTTTCAGCAGAGCCAGCATCCAATCCGCCTGCCCCATCGCACCAGGCCCCTTCAAGTGGAGACCTGGGTTCCGGTTGATCAGCGCCGGGACGGACTGTGGCTGGTGTTCATGCCGGGACTAGGGGGAAATCCTGAGCACTTCCACTGGTTAGCTCGTCGCGTGGCCGGGGCCGGTTGGCCTGTTGCGCTGCTTGAGCATCCAGGCAGTGATGCCGCTGCTGTGCAGGCCCTGCTTCAGGGGCGACAGCCCTTCGATGGAACACGGGCTCTCGAGCAACGATTGCAAGACCTGGCCGGAGTGCTGCGGGCTCAGAACGACCAGCGTCTTCCGTTGACGGGTGAGAGGGTGGTGATTGCAGGCCATTCCCTCGGTGCGCTTACCGCGCTGCTTGCGGCAGGGGCGAAGCCCCAAGAGGGCATTGGCGCCCGTTGCCGTCGGGCGCTGAAAGACCTCCCCCTGACCAATCTCTCCCGCTTGCTCCAATGTGAGTTGGCGGAGGGCAAGGCACTGCGTTGGGGGGCGGACAGTCTCGAACCCGCTGCAGTGGTGGGACTCAACAGCCTTGGGAGCCTTGTCTGGGCACCGGGTCAACCCAGCCGGTGGCCGGTCCCTTTGCTGCTGCTGGGGGGAACGTTGGATCTGATCACGCCTCCGCTGGATGAACAGCTGGGGGTGTTCTCGGCTCTGGCCAGCCACCCCAGCAGCCGTGTTGTTGTGGTGGAAGGTGCCAGCCATTTTTCACCAATCCGCGTCGGTGAACCGATGGCCGTACAGCAGAACGATGATCTGTTCCAGCTGGGCGAGGAGCTCGTGGGCAGGGATCCGATCAGCGTTCAGGCTGTGATCGGTGTCGAGATCATCGATTTTCTCGAGGCGGTTGCCGCAGGTGCGTCAGGTACGGAGTCGCAACACTTCAGTCGCGGTGAGGTGCGATGGCATCGGCTCAACCCTGAGACAGCCGCAGATCTTTCCGCTCGGCATCAATAG
- a CDS encoding MFS transporter: MRWWNQFPPGLRNVTRLRLLASVGAGGVIFMTPLVFHAIAFSASQVGRGLAVSALVGTVVRLLSGALLDRGLRCSWPIRATTLLAISADLMLFQADTFSAYVLGQTLLGTAAGLYWPAIELAVPLNCGDLPSGRGYALVRSADALGIGMGAFMGTIAASIGQLRLVYGVEAICMASVLILISVQPLLDERPMPQGTHSESSTGKLDLTWLPPLLPVLVVSVVATGILSLQQSALPLDLVKGGLERPGLSESHSSALIAFQLTLLVLLQWPVGRWLSERSVGFGLSLSLVSFATGCTLIGLSALTASGTGLVMVALLPMAFAQAAFLPTATEAVVEETPPEHRGLAMAMFSQCFALSAMAAPVVGGNLLDQQGHGLTLWIGVAAISLAVLPLVKGLRPRFLGGVQGRTNNLSMLKQGVQAASGSKERPVSSNNR; the protein is encoded by the coding sequence TTGCGGTGGTGGAACCAGTTTCCTCCAGGCCTGCGAAATGTCACCCGTCTCCGGCTGCTGGCCTCGGTTGGTGCCGGCGGAGTCATCTTCATGACACCGCTGGTCTTCCATGCCATCGCTTTCTCCGCCAGTCAGGTCGGTCGTGGCCTCGCTGTTTCCGCATTGGTGGGAACAGTGGTTCGATTGCTCAGTGGCGCCTTGCTTGATCGCGGGCTGCGCTGCTCCTGGCCGATCCGCGCCACAACACTGCTTGCCATCAGCGCCGACCTGATGCTGTTTCAGGCCGACACCTTCAGCGCCTACGTGCTAGGTCAGACCCTGCTGGGCACCGCGGCAGGTCTGTACTGGCCGGCTATCGAGCTGGCTGTTCCCCTCAACTGCGGCGACCTCCCGTCTGGACGTGGCTACGCGTTGGTCCGCAGCGCAGATGCCCTCGGAATTGGCATGGGAGCATTCATGGGAACGATCGCCGCCAGCATTGGCCAGTTGCGGCTGGTGTACGGCGTTGAAGCCATCTGCATGGCCAGCGTCCTGATCTTGATTAGTGTTCAACCGCTTCTGGATGAACGGCCGATGCCGCAGGGGACGCATTCGGAGTCGTCAACCGGGAAGTTGGACTTGACCTGGCTCCCCCCCCTGCTGCCGGTTCTGGTGGTGAGTGTTGTGGCGACCGGCATCCTGTCGCTTCAGCAAAGCGCCCTGCCCCTGGACCTTGTCAAAGGGGGCCTCGAACGTCCTGGTCTCAGCGAAAGTCACAGCAGTGCTCTGATCGCTTTCCAGCTGACACTTCTGGTGTTGCTGCAGTGGCCGGTGGGGCGCTGGCTGTCGGAACGCAGTGTTGGCTTCGGCCTCAGCCTCAGCCTCGTGTCGTTCGCGACCGGTTGCACCCTGATTGGATTATCAGCCTTAACCGCCTCGGGGACTGGGCTGGTCATGGTGGCCCTGCTGCCGATGGCCTTTGCCCAGGCGGCGTTCCTTCCAACGGCAACGGAAGCCGTTGTGGAGGAAACCCCTCCAGAGCATCGCGGGTTAGCGATGGCGATGTTCTCGCAATGCTTCGCCCTCAGCGCCATGGCAGCCCCAGTTGTGGGAGGCAATCTCCTTGACCAACAGGGCCATGGACTGACGCTCTGGATTGGCGTCGCCGCGATCAGCCTGGCCGTTCTTCCTTTGGTGAAGGGTTTAAGGCCCCGTTTCCTAGGGGGCGTTCAGGGCCGGACGAACAACCTATCGATGCTGAAACAGGGAGTCCAGGCTGCGTCTGGATCCAAGGAACGCCCTGTTTCATCCAACAACCGGTAG
- the ruvC gene encoding crossover junction endodeoxyribonuclease RuvC yields the protein MRILGIDPGLARVGYGVIDTSGGHQRMLDCGIIRTDPGRSDGERMVEIASDLRQLIRAWRPELAAVEKFFFYRSSNTINVVQARGVVMMTLARFKVPVVEFPPMQIKLALAGFGHAEKDEVLEAVMRELDLTEPPRPDDAADALAVALTGWFQR from the coding sequence ATGCGGATCCTCGGGATCGATCCGGGCCTTGCTCGGGTGGGCTACGGGGTGATTGACACCAGCGGCGGGCATCAGCGCATGCTGGATTGTGGAATCATCCGCACCGACCCCGGCCGCAGCGACGGTGAACGCATGGTGGAGATTGCCAGCGACCTGCGGCAACTGATCCGTGCCTGGCGACCGGAGCTCGCGGCCGTGGAGAAATTCTTCTTCTACCGCTCCAGTAACACCATCAACGTGGTGCAGGCCAGGGGGGTGGTGATGATGACCTTGGCCCGATTCAAGGTGCCGGTGGTGGAGTTCCCACCGATGCAGATCAAGCTGGCGCTGGCCGGTTTCGGCCATGCCGAAAAAGATGAAGTGCTAGAGGCGGTGATGCGAGAGCTTGATCTGACCGAACCGCCGCGGCCGGATGATGCTGCCGATGCCCTGGCGGTGGCCCTTACGGGCTGGTTTCAGCGATGA
- the ychF gene encoding redox-regulated ATPase YchF encodes MLKAGIVGLPNVGKSTLFNALVANAQAQAANFPFCTIEPNVGTVAVPDERLDQLTKLSSSIDTIPTRMEFVDIAGLVKGASQGEGLGNKFLANIREVDAIVHVIRCFEDDDVIHVSGSVGPARDAEVINLELGLADLAQIEKRRERLKKQMRTSKEAQQEDAALERIQTVLEDGGAARSVELGEEEALMIKPLGLLTAKPIIYATNVSEEDLAEGNAFCTEVINLAANEGAETVRISAQVEAELIELGDDERSDYLEGLGVSEGGLQSLIQATYRLLGLRTYFTTGEKETRAWTFKAGMTAPQAAGVIHTDFERGFIRAQTIGWEKLIEAGSFAEARNKGWLRSEGKDYVVDEGDVMEFLFNV; translated from the coding sequence ATGCTCAAAGCCGGAATTGTCGGTTTGCCCAATGTGGGCAAGTCCACTCTGTTCAACGCTCTCGTGGCCAACGCTCAGGCGCAGGCCGCCAACTTTCCGTTCTGCACCATCGAGCCGAACGTCGGCACGGTGGCGGTGCCGGACGAGCGCCTTGATCAGCTCACCAAGCTCAGCAGCAGCATCGACACCATTCCCACGCGGATGGAATTCGTCGATATCGCCGGACTGGTGAAGGGGGCAAGTCAGGGAGAGGGGCTCGGCAACAAATTTCTGGCCAACATCCGTGAGGTGGATGCGATTGTTCATGTGATCCGTTGTTTTGAGGATGACGACGTCATCCATGTGTCTGGTTCTGTGGGACCGGCCCGTGATGCAGAGGTGATCAATTTGGAGCTCGGTCTGGCGGATCTGGCGCAGATCGAGAAGCGAAGAGAGCGACTGAAGAAGCAGATGCGCACCAGCAAGGAAGCGCAACAGGAAGATGCGGCCCTGGAGCGGATTCAGACCGTGCTGGAGGACGGTGGTGCGGCCCGAAGCGTGGAGTTGGGTGAGGAGGAGGCACTGATGATCAAGCCCCTGGGCTTGTTGACTGCCAAGCCGATCATCTATGCCACCAATGTGAGCGAAGAAGATCTGGCAGAGGGCAATGCTTTCTGCACTGAGGTGATCAACCTGGCGGCCAACGAGGGTGCGGAAACCGTTCGGATTTCAGCTCAGGTGGAAGCAGAGCTGATTGAGCTTGGTGACGATGAGAGATCCGACTATCTCGAGGGGCTGGGGGTCAGCGAAGGCGGTTTGCAGAGCCTGATTCAGGCGACGTACAGATTGCTTGGGCTGCGCACATACTTCACCACCGGTGAGAAGGAAACTCGTGCTTGGACGTTTAAAGCCGGCATGACGGCACCGCAAGCCGCTGGTGTGATTCACACCGATTTTGAACGGGGCTTTATCCGCGCTCAGACGATTGGGTGGGAGAAGTTAATAGAAGCTGGATCCTTTGCTGAGGCACGCAACAAGGGATGGCTTCGCAGTGAAGGAAAGGATTATGTGGTGGATGAAGGTGATGTGATGGAGTTTTTGTTCAACGTTTAA